The genomic window CTACACGTTGCTGGGCCGGTGGGTGGCGGCTGAACGCAAGCGGTCCGAGCCGGCTGGTGGCCTACCAACCGGAGCCGATCTGAACCCTTGGGTACCAGGTCAAGCCGGCCGCCGAGCGGTACAGCCACAGCTTGCCAGTCTTGTCCCGGGCGACAATATCTGGCCTGCC from Micrococcales bacterium includes these protein-coding regions:
- a CDS encoding VCBS repeat-containing protein, translated to ILWFYAGQGNGFFAPKVQIGSSWSTMHMATGVDIDGDGRPDIVARDKTGKLWLYRSAAGLTWYPRVQIGSGW